The Acipenser ruthenus chromosome 37, fAciRut3.2 maternal haplotype, whole genome shotgun sequence genome has a window encoding:
- the LOC117397944 gene encoding chromaffin granule amine transporter-like, protein MPCFNPLQWLRESRTLVLVVVFVALLLDNMLLTVVVPIIPSFLYATELKSVNDSLTHNTTSAPGQAGYEAATFSSVISYYDNTTIILTDDTVNSTSRDFSRTVNGSLLTEEGSAVRDRDCVKNNDILMEENVRVGLLFASKALMQLVMNPFVGPLTNRIGYHIPMFAGFVVMFLSTIMFAFSETYILLFLARMLQGIGSSFSSVAGLGMLASVYTDDNERGTAMGIALGGLALGVLFGAPFGSVMYEFVGKKAPFLVLACLALMDGALQLSILQPSKVSPESAQGPSLLTLLRDPYILITAGSICFANMGVAMLEPTLPIWMMQTMCSPNWQLGIAFLPASISYLIGTNLFAILANKMGRWLCSMIGMLIVGVSLICVPLAKDIYGLIGPNGGLGFAIGMVDSSMMPIMGYLVDLRHASVYGSVYAIADVAFCLGFAIGPSTGGAIVRAIGFPSLMVIIGIINILYAPLCCFLRNPAAREEKMAILNHECPMPTKSYRTQNTCHDFPLSDESFDEESKE, encoded by the exons ATGCCATGCTTCAATCCATTGCAATGGCTGAGAGAGTCAAGGACGCTGGTCTTGGTGGTGGTCTTTGTAGCCCTCTTACTGGACAACATGCTGCTCACTGTAGTGG TGCCTATAATCCCCAGTTTCCTGTACGCCACCGAGCTCAAGAGTGTGAACGATTCTTTAACCCACAACACAACCTCAGCTCCTGGGCAGGCTGGTTACGAAGCCGCTACTTTCTCCTCTGTCATCTCATACTATGACAACACAACAATCATCCTCACAGACGACACTGTCAACAGCACCAGCAGGGACTTTAGCAGGACTGTCAATGGCTCTCTGCTGACAGAAGAGGGCTCAGCGGTCAGAGACAGAGACTGCGTAAAAAACAATGACATCCTCATGGAGGAGAATGTCCGGGTCGGGCTCCTGTTCGCCTCCAAAGCTTTAATGCAGCTTGTTATGAATCCATTTGTTGGACCTCTTACTAACAG GATTGGATACCACATTCCGATGTTTGCTGGCTTTGTGGTCATGTTCCTATCGACAATAA TGTTTGCTTTCTCTGAAACCTACATCTTGCTGTTCTTGGCACGAATGCTTCAAGGAATCGGCTCGTCCTTCTCATCTGTTGCAG GTCTTGGCATGCTGGCCAGTGTTTACACGGATGACAATGAAAGAGGGACGGCCATGGGGATTGCTCTGGGAGGACTGGCTCTGGGTGTGCTCT TTGGAGCCCCCTTTGGAAGTGTGATGTACGAATTTGTTGGGAAGAAAGCTCCCTTCCTGGTTCTGGCCTGCTTAGCGCTGATGGATGGAG CATTGCAGCTTTCTATACTTCAACCTTCGAAGGTTTCTCCCGAG tctgcaCAGGGCCCGTCTTTATTAACCCTGTTACGGGATCCGTATATTCTCATTACTGCAG GGTCCATATGCTTTGCCAACATGGGGGTTGCAATGTTGGAACCAACACTGCCAATATGGATGATGCAGACCATGTGCTCTCCAAACTGGCAGCtcg GTATTGCTTTTCTCCCAGCGAGTATATCGTACCTCATTGGCACAAACCTGTTTGCTATACTTGCTAACAAAATGGGAAG GTGGCTCTGCTCCATGATTGGCATGTTGATTGTGGGTGTTAGTCTCATCTGT GTCCCCTTAGCAAAAGATATCTACGGACTCATTGGTCCAAATGGGGGTCTTGGTTTTGCAATCG GTATGGTGGACTCCTCAATGATGCCCATTATGGGATATCTGGTGGACCTTCGCCATGCGTCTGTGTATGGTAGTGTCTATGCCATTGCAGATGTTGCCTTTTGCCTCGGATTTGCAATTG GTCCTTCCACTGGTGGAGCGATTGTTAGAGCCATAGGGTTTCCAAGCCTCATGGTAATAATTGGGATTATTAATATATTGTACGCACCCTTGTGCTGCTTCTTAAGGAACCCAGCAGCAAGAGAAGAAAAAATG GCAATTCTGAACCATGAGTGTCCCATGCCTACCAAAAGCTACAGAACCCAGAATACCTGCCACGATTTTCCACTGAGTGATGAAAGCTTTGATGAGGAGAGCAAAGAGTGA